In Saccharomyces eubayanus strain FM1318 chromosome XV, whole genome shotgun sequence, a single window of DNA contains:
- the SCH9 gene encoding serine/threonine protein kinase SCH9, with the protein MMNFFSSKSSNQENSGAGFGPQHQHSNGPDNGNNNSSNTGNINGYPSKLVPTGTGTSSNSGTLFTNFTLQTATPTTAISQDLYAMGTTGITSENVLFQMKSMNDGISSANNNNSNNNNAPTIITTLQEEANAGNATASTGGNSEDDNYSSSSTTKCLLSSTSSLSINQREATXGYGPDTDVPRGKLEVTIIEARDLVTRSKSSQPYVVCTFESSEFISNGPESLGTSHNSINNPNQHNPNQHNNNDNNQHHNNNSGWNGSKLPSIKEHLKKKPLYTHRSSSQLDQLNSSSTAVDSNKRSSNSSSGSSNDPMTDNSHPIWHHKTTFDVLGSHSELDISVYDAAHDHMFLGQVRLYPKIHNLAHASQNQWHILKPRVIDENVSGDILIKWTYKQTKKRHYGPQDFEVLRLLGKGTFGQVYQVKKKDTQRIYAMKVLSKKVIVKKNEIAHTIGERNILVTTASKSSPFIVGLKFSFQTPADLYLVTDYMSGGELFWHLQKEGRFSEDRAKFYIAELVLALEHLHDNDIVYRDLKPENILLDANGNIALCDFGLSKADLKDRTNTFCGTTEYLAPELLLDETGYTKMVDFWSLGVLIFEMCCGWSPFFAENNQKMYQKIAFGKVKFPRDVLSQEGRSFVKGLLNRNPKHRLGAIDDGRELRAHPFFADIDWESLKQKKIPPPFKPHLVSETDTSNFDPEFTTASTSYMNKHQPMMTATPLSPAMQAKFAGFTFVDESAIDEHVNNNRKFLQNSYFMEPGSFIPGNPNLPADEDVIDDDGDEDINDGFNQEKNMNNSNSHIDFDGDQHMDDEFVSGRFEI; encoded by the coding sequence ATgatgaatttcttttcttcaaaatcatcgaaCCAGGAGAATTCCGGTGCCGGTTTCGGCCCTCAACACCAACATTCAAATGGCCCAGATAATGGGAataacaacagcagcaacacTGGTAATATCAACGGATATCCAAGTAAGCTAGTGCCAACTGGCACCGGCACGTCGTCAAATAGCGGCACCCTTTTCACGAACTTTACTTTGCAAACAGCAACACCCACCACAGCTATTAGTCAGGACTTATACGCGATGGGCACTACGGGGATAACTTCTGAAAACGTTCTTTTCCAGATGAAGTCGATGAATGATGGTATTTCGTCtgccaacaacaacaacagtaacaataacaacgcCCCCACAATTATTACGACTTTACAGGAGGAGGCCAACGCTGGGAATGCAACCGCTAGCACGGGTGGCAATtctgaagatgataatTATTCTTCAAGCTCTACCACAAAATGCTTACTGTCTTCCACTTCCTCATTATCAATAAATCAACGAGAAGCTACTTYAGGCTACGGTCCAGATACTGATGTTCCCAGAGGTAAACTAGAAGTGACAATAATAGAGGCTCGTGACCTGGTTACCAGATCAAAGAGTTCTCAACCTTATGTCGTTTGTACCTTTGAAAGTTCAGAGTTCATTTCCAATGGTCCTGAATCATTAGGCACTAGTCATAACAGTATCAATAACCCAAACCAGCATAATCCAAACCAGcataataataacgatAATAATCAGCatcataataataacagtgGGTGGAACGGTTCTAAGTTACCGTCAATAAAAGAGcatttaaagaaaaaacccCTTTATACACACAGATCATCCTCCCAGCTGGATCAACTAAACTCTTCTTCCACGGCTGTTGATTCCAACAAGCGCTCCTCTAATTCCTCCTCGGGTTCCTCAAACGACCCAATGACTGATAATTCACATCCAATATGGCATCACAAAACGACGTTCGATGTTCTGGGATCTCACTCGGAACTAGACATATCTGTTTATGACGCTGCTCACGACCATATGTTTTTAGGCCAAGTTAGACTGTATCCGAAAATTCATAATCTGGCACACGCTTCGCAAAACCAATGGCATATTTTAAAGCCTCGTGTTATCGATGAAAACGTGTCAGGAGATATCTTAATTAAATGGACctacaaacaaacaaagaaaagacattATGGTCCGCAAGATTTTGAAGTTCTTCGACTACTGGGTAAGGGGACCTTTGGCCAAGTCTATCAggtcaaaaagaaagatacTCAAAGGATTTACGCAATGAAAGTTCTTTCGAAAAAAGTtattgtaaaaaaaaatgaaatcgcCCATACGATTGGCGAAAGAAATATCTTGGTCACCACCGCATCCAAATCATCTCCATTTATTGTTGGGTTGAAATTCTCGTTCCAAACTCCAGCAGATTTATATCTGGTCACGGATTATATGAGTGGTGGAGAATTATTTTGGCATTTACAAAAAGAGGGCCGCTTTTCAGAGGATAGAGCCAAATTTTATATTGCTGAATTAGTCTTAGCCTTGGAGCATTTACACGATAATGACATTGTTTACAGAGATCTAAAACCCGAAAATATTCTATTGGATGCGAACGGTAATATCGCTCTTTGTGATTTTGGTCTTTCCAAGGCTGACTTAAAAGATAGAACTAATACTTTTTGTGGTACCACTGAATATTTGGCACCAGAATTATTACTGGACGAAACTGGTTACACCAAGATGGTCGATTTCTGGTCTCTAGGTGTATTGATATTCGAAATGTGTTGTGGCTGGTCCCCATTTTTTGCagaaaataatcaaaaaatgtaCCAAAAAATTGCCTTCGGTAAAGTCAAGTTCCCCAGAGACGTGCTGTCACAAGAAGGTAGATCATTTGTCAAGGGCCTATTAAACAGAAACCCCAAGCATAGACTGGGTGCCATCGATGATGGTAGAGAACTGCGCGCCCATCCGTTCTTCGCCGATATTGATTGGGAGTCATTgaagcagaagaaaatcCCACCACCTTTTAAGCCACATTTGGTTTCTGAAACAGATACCTCAAACTTTGACCCGGAGTTCACGACGGCATCCACCTCGTATATGAACAAACACCAGCCCATGATGACAGCTACACCACTATCGCCAGCCATGCAAGCCAAGTTTGCCGGATTTACCTTTGTCGATGAGTCTGCCATCGATGAACACGTCAATAACAACCGCaaatttttgcaaaactCGTATTTTATGGAGCCGGGCTCCTTCATCCCAGGAAATCCAAACCTACCCGCAGACGAAGATGTTATCGATGATGATGGGGACGAAGACATCAATGATGGATTCaaccaagagaaaaacaTGAACAACAGCAATTCACACATCGATTTTGATGGCGACCAACACATGGATGACGAATTTGTCAGTGGCAGATTCGAAATATGA
- the SKN7 gene encoding kinase-regulated stress-responsive transcription factor SKN7, whose product MSFSTINSNINKNAGDSNNNTTENSSTTDLLGMDLLQHAPRLMSTMQPNNSSDMLPMANGTNLVQQSATNNNSSSANTGSKAPANEFVRKLFRILENNEYPDIVTWTENGKSFVVLDTGKFTTHILPNHFKHSNFASFVRQLNKYDFHKVKRSPEERQKCKYGEQSWEFQHPEFRVHYGKGLDNIKRKIPAQRKVLLDESQKALLHFNGEGANPNSSSGALLNESTTELLLSNTVSKDAFGNLRRRVDKLQKELDMSKMESYATKVELQKLNSKYNTVIESLITFKTINENLLNNFNTLCSTLANNGIEVPIFGDNGNQNPAGNGNNPTPTAVIHNSTANNASPTTSTVSLQMPNLPDENSLTPNAQGNAVTLRKGFHVLLVEDDAVSIQLCSKFLRKYGCTVQVVTDGLSAISTLEKFRYDLVLMDIVMPNLDGATATSIVRSFDNETPIIAMTGNIMNQDLITYLQHGMNDILAKPFTRDDLHSILIRYLKDRIPLCEQQLPPRNSSPQTHSNTNTTNSNPNTINEHSLSLLPQDNPSTTTPVTPGASISSAQHGQQEQQHQQLFHAQQQQHHNTARPDVSIPSLEHEINTVPHSSMGSTPQLPQPTIQENQLS is encoded by the coding sequence ATGAGTTTTTCCACTATAAATAGTAACATCAATAAGAATGCTGGTGATAGCAACAATAACACGACTGAGAACAGCTCGACAACGGACCTCCTTGGAATGGATCTGTTGCAACATGCGCCCCGTTTGATGAGCACTATGCAGCCGAACAATTCTTCTGACATGTTGCCCATGGCTAATGGAACCAATCTAGTTCAACAGTCCGCTACAAACAACAATAGCAGCAGTGCCAACACCGGCTCAAAGGCTCCGGCGAACGAGTTTGTGAGAAAGCTTTTCCGGATATTGGAAAATAACGAGTATCCAGACATCGTGACCTGGACTGAAAACGGCAAGAGCTTTGTTGTATTGGACACAGGGAAGTTTACGACACACATACTGCCCAATCATTTCAAGCACTCCAATTTCGCTTCTTTTGTGAGGCAGCTAAACAAGTACGATTTCCATAAGGTTAAGAGAAGCCCGGAAGAAAGACAGAAATGTAAGTATGGAGAACAAAGCTGGGAGTTCCAGCATCCAGAATTTAGAGTTCACTACGGGAAGGGACTCGACAacattaaaagaaaaattccGGCCCAAAGGAAAGTATTGCTAGACGAGTCTCAAAAGGCTCTTCTACATTTTAATGGTGAAGGCGCCAACCCGAACAGTTCTTCCGGGGCCCTCTTGAATGAATCCACCACAGAACTGCTATTAAGCAATACTGTAAGTAAAGATGCATTTGGAAATTTGAGAAGGCGGGTAGACAAACTGCAAAAGGAACTGGATATGTCTAAGATGGAAAGTTATGCTACAAAAGTGGAATTACAAAAATTGAACTCGAAGTACAATACGGTCATTGAAAGCTTAATAACATTCAAGACAATCAACGAAAATCTACTTAACAACTTCAACACTCTGTGTTCCACTTTGGCAAATAACGGAATCGAAGTCCCAATATTCGGAGACAACGGAAACCAAAACCCAGCCGGTAACGGTAACAACCCAACACCTACCGCCGTCATTCATAATAGTACCGCCAACAATGCCTCCCCAACGACATCTACGGTGTCCTTACAAATGCCCAATTTACCCGACGAGAATAGCCTGACCCCGAATGCTCAAGGGAATGCTGTCACACTACGAAAAGGGTTCCATGTTCTACTAGTGGAAGACGATGCGGTGTCCATACAGTTGTGCTCAAAATTCTTACGGAAATACGGCTGTACTGTTCAGGTTGTCACCGATGGTCTTTCGGCCATTTCAACACTGGAAAAATTCAGATATGATTTGGTCCTAATGGACATTGTGATGCCCAACTTAGATGGTGCCACGGCTACATCTATCGTAAGAAGTTTCGACAACGAAACACCCATTATTGCCATGACCGGTAACATTATGAATCAAGATTTGATTACCTACTTACAGCATGGTATGAATGATATTTTGGCCAAGCCATTCACGAGAGACGATTTACATTCGATTCTGATACGTTATTTGAAGGATCGCATTCCTTTATGTGAGCAGCAGTTACCACCGCGCAACTCTTCACCACAAACACATTCCAACACTAATACTACCAATTCCAATCCTAACACAATCAATGAACACTCATTATCTTTGCTACCACAGGACAATCCGTCTACTACAACACCTGTTACACCGGGTGCTTCCATATCGTCTGCGCAGCACGgtcaacaagaacaacagcATCAACAACTGTTCCATgctcaacaacaacaacaccacAACACTGCTAGACCAGACGTATCCATACCGAGCTTGGAACACGAAATCAACACTGTACCACATTCTTCAATGGGTTCTACCCCACAATTGCCACAACCTACGATTCAGGAAAATCAATTATCATAA
- the CRG1 gene encoding S-adenosylmethionine-dependent methyltransferase: MSKTSYLEKNFESSHYNKVRPSYPQSLVNEVLAFHRGPDRNLVDVGCGTGKATFLFEPYFENITGIDPSSAMLSIAEKEKAERKLGDNVKFINALGEDLSSIESGTVDMVISAEAIHWCNLDKLFQQVTSVLRRDGTFAFWFYIQPVFVDFTPEASNVYYKYCWSKDYMGKYLDENQREVLLNYGGEMLRSLLPEIFKDVEVSIYNPSDPDTSTVTAEENKFLWRTTITLTQLKQFVKSWSIYASWIRDHPGESDIADIFIDEMKEACHCDNLDLPLNVEWSTFYYLCRKKD, translated from the coding sequence ATGTCTAAAACCAGTTACttggagaaaaattttgaatccTCACACTACAATAAAGTACGTCCCTCTTATCCACAATCTTTGGTTAATGAGGTATTAGCCTTCCATAGGGGCCCGGACAGGAATTTAGTGGATGTTGGATGTGGTACAGGAAAGGCGACATTTCTCTTTGAGCcttattttgaaaatatcactGGCATTGACCCATCTTCCGCCATGCTCTCAATTgcagagaaagaaaaagctgaACGTAAATTGGGAGACAATGTTAAATTCATTAACGCCCTTGGTGAAGACTTATCCAGTATTGAATCAGGAACTGTTGATATGGTTATCAGCGCGGAGGCAATTCATTGGTGTAATCTAGACAAGCTATTTCAACAAGTTACGTCTGTATTACGCAGAGATGGAACTTTTgcattttggttttatATTCAACCGGTATTTGTGGATTTTACTCCAGAAGCGTCAAATGTATACTACAAATATTGTTGGAGTAAGGATTACATGGGCAAATACTTGGATGAAAACCAAAGGGAAGTTTTATTGAATTATGGCGGTGAAATGCTACGTTCTTTATTACCAGAGATATTTAAAGATGTCGAGGTCTCCATTTATAACCCTTCAGACCCAGATACATCAACAGTTACggctgaagaaaataaatttcTCTGGCGCACAACTATCACTTTGACACAATTAAAGCAGTTTGTAAAAAGCTGGAGCATATACGCTTCTTGGATTAGAGATCATCCTGGTGAATCAGATATAGCGGATATCTTTATAGATGAAATGAAAGAGGCTTGTCATTGCGATAACTTGGACTTACCTTTGAATGTAGAGTGGTCTACATTCTATTATCTTTGTAGGAAGAAGGATTAA
- the BAT1 gene encoding branched-chain-amino-acid transaminase BAT1, which yields MLQRNSLKLGKFSIRTLATGAPLDASKLKITRNPNPSKPRPNDELVFGQTFTDHMLTIPWTAKEGWGVPHIKPYANLSLDPSSCVFHYAFELFEGLKAYRTPQNTITMFRSDKNMVRMNKSAARICLPTFDSEELIKLTGKLIEQDKHLVPEGNGYSLYIRPTMIGTSKGLGVGTPSEALLYVITSPVGPYYKTGFKAVRLEATDYATRAWPGGVGDKKLGANYAPCILPQLQAAKRGYQQNLWLFGPEKNITEVGTMNVFFVFLNKVTGKKELVTAPLDGTILEGVTRDSVLTLAREKLDPQEWDINERYYTITEVATRAQQGELLEAFGSGTAAVVSPIKEIGWKDQDINVPLLPGEQSGALTKQVAQWIADIQYGRTKHGNWSRTVADLN from the coding sequence ATGCTACAAAGgaattctttgaaattgggGAAATTCTCCATCAGAACGCTAGCCACTGGTGCCCCATTGGATGCCtctaaattgaaaattacaagaaacCCAAATCCTTCTAAGCCAAGACCAAATGACGAATTGGTGTTCGGTCAAACATTCACAGACCACATGTTGACCATTCCATGGACTGCCAAAGAAGGGTGGGGTGTTCCTCATATCAAGCCTTATGCTAATTTATCGCTTGACCCATCATCTTGTGTATTCCACTATGCATTTGAACTGTTCGAAGGTTTGAAAGCCTACAGAACCCCACAAAATACCATTACCATGTTCCGTTCTGACAAGAACATGGTTCGTATGAACAAATCCGCAGCTAGAATCTGTTTACCCACCTTCGACTCTGAGGAATTGATTAAGCTTACCGGGAAGTTGATCGAACAAGATAAACATTTAGTTCCTGAAGGGAATGGTTACTCTTTATACATCAGACCAACAATGATCGGTACCTCTAAAGGTTTAGGTGTCGGCACTCCTTCCGAAGCTCTTCTTTACGTTATCACTTCTCCAGTTGGTCCTTATTACAAGACCGGTTTCAAGGCCGTTCGTCTTGAAGCAACAGACTATGCCACTAGAGCTTGGCCAGGTGGTGTTGGTGACAAGAAGTTGGGTGCTAACTATGCTCCATGTATCTTACCTCAATTGCAAGCTGCTAAAAGAGGATACCAACAAAACCTATGGTTGTTTGGtcctgaaaaaaacatcacTGAAGTCGGTACCATGAACGTgttcttcgttttcctcAACAAAGTCACCGGTAAGAAAGAGTTGGTTACTGCTCCATTAGACGGTACTATCTTGGAAGGTGTCACTAGAGATTCTGTTTTGACTTTGGCTCGTGAGAAACTAGACCCTCAAGAATGGGACATCAACGAACGTTATTACACTATCACTGAAGTCGCTACTAGAGCCCAACAAGGTGAACTATTGGAAGCATTCGGTTCTGGTACTGCTGCCGTTGTCTCACCAATCAAGGAAATTGGCTGGAAAGATCAAGATATCAATGTTCCATTATTGCCTGGTGAGCAATCTGGTGCTTTAACCAAGCAAGTCGCCCAATGGATTGCTGATATTCAATACGGTAGAACTAAGCACGGTAACTGGTCGAGAACTGTTGCTGACTTGAACTAA
- the SET5 gene encoding S-adenosylmethionine-dependent methyltransferase, with translation MGLTIKIETLNDSDQSPVQEGVEDGSNAQDVAPTEEEICDDVVLLWKEEPGTEDATIQHLYDRIRERNPTWKLSASRFRNILNQHHLYDTDLETVSLYKENIHFPKAVDSNAKVKVEFIDDEHGRGLFAEKDFAKGQIILKENKPIVFIPPLDKLFFISNGKACARCGKALYDLTQQKIMVHYLDCEVCKAIWCSDKCKKAHAPLHELLYHSWRSNRIDILHAGNWKRFVNYCEKYCFTAAFSIGLIYGSMLLDSTGEVKEQWDELASVSQRVRIKLRDASGIGSTFNLMNGTIAHTEDGSDNGAKKDDDENADDEIVWEKCYELFCGAFPKASEEIDLEQFLTMIGTFNINQYNGQIYHWHSFMNHDCEPNAYIEQAEEHEELKLHARKPIKKGEQVCVTYVNPLHGVRLRRRELRVNWGFLCQCDRCRNELSTFERVPNSDKESVSTNLAKVDSDDTSDDTPGRSTDNRKSSMREAQPDLKEILKNGKEFELDIPETVDTQGNVRKTSVRFDSNVFVAVDER, from the coding sequence ATGGGTTTAACCATCAAGATAGAAACCTTGAACGATAGTGATCAATCTCCGGTGCAAGAAGGCGTCGAGGATGGCTCCAATGCTCAAGACGTAGCCCCCACTGAGGAAGAGATTTGTGATGACGTAGTTCTATTGTGGAAGGAAGAGCCTGGAACAGAAGACGCTACGATCCAGCACCTTTATGATAGAATTAGAGAGAGAAATCCAACATGGAAATTAAGCGCTTCACGTTTCCGGAATATCCTTAACCAACACCATCTTTACGATACGGATTTAGAGACGGTGTCACTATATAAggaaaatattcattttccCAAGGCTGTAGATTCTAATGCTAAGGTCAAAGTAGAATTTATTGATGACGAGCATGGCAGGGGCCTTTTCGCCGAAAAGGATTTTGCTAAGGGCCAAATCattttgaaggaaaataaGCCTATCGTATTCATCCCACCATTAGACAAgctatttttcatttctaaTGGGAAGGCCTGTGCTCGATGTGGTAAGGCGCTGTACGATTTGACCCAGCAAAAAATCATGGTTCATTATTTAGATTGTGAGGTGTGTAAGGCAATTTGGTGCAGTGATAAATGTAAAAAGGCTCACGCTCCCTTACATGAACTCTTGTATCATTCATGGAGATCAAATAGAATTGATATTTTGCATGCTGGTAACTGGAAAAGGTTTGTAAACTATTGTGAGAAATACTGTTTTACAGCGGCCTTTTCCATTGGTCTTATATACGGGTCGATGCTGTTAGATTCCACAGGAGAAGTCAAAGAGCAATGGGATGAATTAGCAAGCGTCTCACAAAGAGTCAGAATCAAACTGAGAGACGCCAGTGGTATTGGCAGTACGTTTAACTTGATGAATGGTACAATAGCTCACACTGAAGACGGTTCTGATAATGGCGCCAAAAAAgacgatgacgaaaatGCTGATGACGAGATTGTCTGGGAAAAATGCTATGAGTTATTCTGTGGTGCTTTCCCTAAAGCTTCTGAAGAAATAGATTTGGAGCAGTTTTTAACCATGATTGGGACGTTCAACATTAACCAATATAATGGACAAATATATCATTGGCACTCATTCATGAACCACGATTGTGAACCAAATGCTTATATCGAGCAAGCAGAAGAACATGAGGAATTGAAGTTACATGCAAGAAAACCAATCAAAAAAGGGGAGCAAGTTTGCGTCACTTACGTAAATCCCTTACATGGGGTCAGATTAAGACGAAGAGAACTAAGAGTTAATTGGGGGTTTTTATGTCAGTGTGACCGTTGCCGAAATGAGTTGTCCACTTTCGAAAGAGTTCCGAATTCAGACAAGGAAAGTGTGTCCACCAATTTGGCTAAGGTTGATTCTGATGACACTAGTGACGATACTCCTGGTAGATCAACAGATAATCGAAAATCGTCTATGCGGGAGGCTCAGCCGGATTTAAAAGagattttaaaaaatgggAAAGAATTCGAATTGGATATTCCAGAAACGGTTGATACGCAAGGTAACGTGAGGAAGACTTCAGTTAGATTTGATTCAAATGTTTTTGTTGCAGTGGACgaaagataa